The Fibrobacter sp. UWP2 genome has a window encoding:
- the proB gene encoding glutamate 5-kinase, translated as MSELRKNILDEARRVVVKIGSRILVDSEKGGVRTRYIQKLADSVSRLMEAGKEVVIVTSGAVGTGMAELGYKQKPTVIAEKQACAAVGQIDLMYAYREMFRWVDLSVGQILLSADDFRDRARYKNLQNTIKAMLARKIVPIINENDSLAVAEIKVGDNDKLSSDVALFLDADLLLIFTDEDGLFDDNPKKNPNARLLRFVPEITPAILALAGKPGETGSAVSTGGMRSKLEAIRNVTKSGSNAFLANGMKVLPHQVIFGNATGTLFAGSKKKLNSRQRWLSFITTPRGSVIVDAGGSKALREKHSSLLPVGVIAVQKHFDKGDLIEVLDEQKNPVARGVAGFDSETLKLVLRKKTPQVHEILGKDVPDELIHKNDLVVF; from the coding sequence ATGAGTGAATTACGTAAGAATATTTTGGACGAAGCCCGCCGTGTGGTGGTCAAGATCGGTTCCCGCATTCTGGTGGACTCCGAGAAGGGCGGTGTCCGCACCCGTTACATTCAAAAGCTCGCCGATTCCGTTTCGCGCCTCATGGAAGCGGGCAAGGAAGTGGTCATTGTGACGAGCGGTGCCGTGGGTACCGGCATGGCGGAACTCGGCTACAAACAAAAGCCGACGGTCATTGCAGAGAAGCAGGCCTGCGCCGCCGTGGGTCAAATCGACCTCATGTATGCCTACCGCGAAATGTTCCGCTGGGTGGACCTCTCCGTAGGGCAGATTCTGCTCTCTGCCGATGACTTCCGCGACCGCGCACGCTACAAGAACTTACAGAACACCATCAAGGCGATGCTCGCCCGTAAAATTGTCCCTATCATCAACGAGAACGACAGCCTCGCCGTCGCCGAGATCAAGGTGGGCGACAACGACAAGCTCAGTAGCGATGTGGCGCTGTTCCTCGATGCGGACCTGCTCCTGATTTTTACCGACGAAGACGGATTGTTCGACGACAATCCTAAAAAGAATCCGAACGCCCGCTTGCTCCGTTTTGTGCCCGAGATTACGCCCGCCATTTTGGCATTGGCTGGCAAGCCTGGCGAGACGGGCTCCGCGGTGAGCACCGGCGGTATGCGCAGCAAGCTCGAGGCTATACGCAACGTGACCAAGAGCGGCTCCAACGCCTTCCTCGCTAACGGCATGAAGGTGCTTCCGCACCAGGTGATTTTCGGGAATGCGACAGGGACGCTTTTTGCGGGTTCCAAGAAAAAGCTCAACAGCCGCCAGCGCTGGCTCAGCTTCATTACGACCCCGCGCGGAAGCGTCATTGTAGATGCGGGCGGCAGCAAGGCGCTCCGCGAAAAGCACTCGAGCCTCCTCCCGGTGGGCGTAATCGCGGTGCAAAAGCATTTTGACAAGGGCGACCTCATCGAGGTGCTTGACGAGCAAAAGAATCCGGTCGCCCGCGGTGTGGCGGGCTTTGACAGCGAGACCCTGAAGCTCGTTTTGCGCAAAAAGACGCCGCAGGTCCACGAAATTTTGGGAAAGGACGTCCCCGATGAACTTATCCACAAGAACGACTTGGTGGTGTTCTAG